From the Tripterygium wilfordii isolate XIE 37 chromosome 6, ASM1340144v1, whole genome shotgun sequence genome, one window contains:
- the LOC120000517 gene encoding universal stress protein A-like protein, translated as MEGEPSRLMIAVNESTIKGYPHPSISSKGAFDWTLQKIVRSNTSGFKILFLHVQVPDEDGFDDMDSIYASPEDFKSMKYRDKARGLHLLEYFVNRCHQIGVACEAWIKKGDPKEQICYEVQRVHPDFLVVGSRGLGPFQRVFVGTVSEFCVKHAECPVITIKRSADETPQDPVDD; from the exons ATGGAGGGCGAGCCGAGTCGGTTGATGATTGCTGTGAACGAGTCAACGATCAAGGGGTATCCGCACCCTTCCATTAGTAGCAAAGGAGCTTTCGACTGGACTCTGCAGAAGATCGTTCGCTCCAACACTTCTGGCTTCAAGATTCTCTTTCTCCATGTCCAAGTCCCCGATGAAGATG GCTTCGATGACATGGATAGTATATATGCATCCCCTGAAGATTTTAAAAGCATGAAGTATAGGGACAAGGCAAGAGGGCTGCATCTATTGGAGTACTTTGTGAATAGATGCCATCAAATCGGG GTTGCTTGTGAGGCATGGATCAAAAAAGGTGATCCCAAGGAACAAATCTGTTATGAGGTGCAGCGAGTTCATCCAGATTTTCTTGTTGTGGGAAGTAGGGGTCTTGGCCCTTTTCAGAG GGTTTTTGTTGGAACTGTGAGTGAATTCTGTGTGAAGCATGCAGAGTGCCCAGTAATCACCATTAAACGCAGTGCGGATGAGACTCCTCAAGACCCTGTTGACGACTGA
- the LOC119999236 gene encoding monodehydroascorbate reductase 4, peroxisomal codes for MGRAFVYVILGGGVAAGYAALEFTRRGVNPGELCIISEEPVAPYERPALSKGYLLPEDPPRLPSFHTCVGAGEEKLTPKWYKEHGIELVLGTRVKSADVRRMTLLTVAGETISYKTLIIATGARALKLEEFGVHGSDAENVCYLRDLADATRIVDVMQSCSGGKAVVIGGGYIGMECAASLVINRINVTMVFPEEQCMARLFTPKIASYYEEYYKSKGVEFVKGTVLTSFKFDSEGRVTAVNLRDGKQLPADMVVVGIGIRPNTSLFEGQLTLEKGGIKVNGRLQSSNSSVYAVGDVAAFPVKLFGEIRRLEHVDAARKSARHAVAAIMNPNETDEFDYLPFFYSRVFTLSWQFYGDNVGEVVHFGDYSGKTFGAFWVFKGHLVGSFLEGGSKEEYEALAKATRLKPAIEDLSELERHGLSFALAVSKVPPPLPPSNASVSGIVLERQLHAWHATAGVILAASVAAFAYWYGRRRRRW; via the exons ATGGGTAGGGCATTTGTGTATGTGATTCTTGGAGGAGGAGTCGCTGCTGGGTATGCAGCCCTTGAATTTACACGCAGAGGAGTCAATCCTGGTGAGCTCTGCATCATCTCTGAAGAACCT GTTGCACCGTATGAGAGGCCTGCATTAAGCAAAGGTTATTTACTTCCAGAAG ATCCTCCACGCCTTCCATCATTTCACACATGTGTTGGCGCTGGCGAGGAAAAGTTAACTCCAAAATGGTATAAGGAACATG GAATCGAGTTGGTTCTTGGAACTCGTGTTAAATCTGCTGATGTAAGGCGTATGACTCTGTTAACTGTGGCTGGGGAGACTATCAGTTACAAGACTCTTATAATTGCAACAGGTGCTCGG GCTTTGAAGCTTGAAGAATTTGGAGTACACGGATCAGATGCTGAAAATGTGTGTTATTTACGAGATTTGGCTGATGCAACTAGGATTGTTGATGTGATGCAATCTTGTTCTGGGGGCAAAGCTGTTGTCATTGGTGGTGGTTACATTGGCATGGAGTGTGCTGCATCTCTAGTGATCAATAGAATAAATGTAACCATGGTATTTCCAGAAGAACAGTGCA TGGCCCGTCTATTTACGCCGAAGATTGCTAGCTATTATGAAGAATATTATAAATCCAAAGGAGTCGAATTCGTTAAAGGAACCGTCTTGACGTCATTTAAATTTGACTCCGAAGGAAGG GTTACTGCTGTTAATTTAAGAGATGGAAAACAATTACCTGCGGACATGGTTGTAGTGGGAATTGGAATACGTCCAAACACAAGCCTCTTCGAAGGCCAACTCACTCTGGAAAAGGGTGGGATCAAAGTAAATGGACGATTGCAGTCAAGCAACAGCTCAGTCTATGCAGTTGGTGATGTTGCTGCTTTTCCGGTAAAACTTTTTGGTGAAATTCGCAGGCTGGAACATGTTGATGCTGCTCGCAAATCTGCGAGACATGCCGTGGCTGCAATAATGAATCCAAACGAAACAGATGAATTTGATTACCTGCCATTTTTCTACTCAAGGGTCTTCACATTATCTTGGCAATTTTATGGGGACAATGTAGGGGAGGTGGTACATTTTGGGGATTATTCAGGAAAAACATTTGGGGCATTCTGGGTATTCAAGGGTCACCTTGTTGGGTCTTTCCTTGAAGGTGGATCCAAAGAAGAGTATGAAGCTCTTGCCAAGGCTACCAGGCTTAAGCCTGCTATTGAAGACTTGTCTGAGCTGGAAAGGCACGGTTTGAGCTTTGCATTGGCAGTTAGTAAGGTACCACCGCCACTTCCACCTTCTAATGCTAGTGTGTCTGGCATTGTTCTTGAGAGACAATTACATGCTTGGCATGCAACAGCTGGTGTTATCCTAGCAGCCTCAGTAGCTGCATTTGCATATTGGTATGGAAGGAGGCGTCGACGTTGGTGA
- the LOC120001014 gene encoding MYB-like transcription factor EOBII translates to MDKNPCNSQDAEVRKGPWTMEEDLILINYIADHGDGVWNSLAKAAGLKRTGKSCRLRWLNYLRPDVRRGNITPEEQLLIMELHAKWGNRWSKIAKHLPGRTDNEIKNYWRTRIQKHIKQAADQNFQGGVKAMEMMNNINPHEHQAASTSQVDSTMETYSPPYDHDHVVEAFHHGTNTTTALHYHHHHDSNVNENYWSMEDLWSMQLLNCD, encoded by the exons atGGATAAGAACCCATGCAACTCTCAAGATGCAGAAGTGAGAAAGGGACCATGGACCATGGAAGAAGACTTGATTCTTATTAACTACATAGCTGACCATGGTGACGGTGTTTGGAACTCTCTGGCTAAAGCTGCTG GGCTTAAACGTACCGGAAAAAGTTGCCGGCTCCGGTGGCTGAACTATTTACGCCCTGATGTGAGGAGAGGAAATATTACTCCGGAGGAACAACTCTTGATCATGGAACTTCATGCCAAGTGGGGGAACAG GTGGTCGAAGATTGCAAAACATCTACCGGGAAGGACAGATAATGAAATAAAGAATTACTGGAGGACTAGAATCCAGAAACACATCAAGCAAGCTGCTGATCAGAATTTTCAAGGAGGAGTAAAAgcaatggagatgatgaataaTATTAATCCTCATGAACATCAAGCTGCAAGCACAAGCCAAGTAGATAGTACCATGGAGACCTACTCTCCACCATATGATCATGATCATGTGGTGGAGGCTTTTCATCATGGGACTAATACTACTACTGCCTTGCATTATCACCATCATCATGACTCCAATGTTAATGAAAACTACTGGAGCATGGAGGATCTCTGGTCAATGCAGTTACTTAATTGTGATTAA
- the LOC120000722 gene encoding uncharacterized protein LOC120000722, with protein sequence MFVQICKRSLLFISNRGRVLVNSNAHLGPRQFYTAKSSSAGVRDDEQERSFTVNYLVNSCFLTLEAAKSVSKKIHFEKPKKPDLVLNLLKDHGFTRKQISTIIRVRPQVLVSDAEKTLLPKLEFFRSKHVSSSDVTMVVAGNPNILCVNLEKNFFPCYDFLKSVVGSDQRVFTLLRRSRWHSSLLYLEKFLLPNVLLMREIGLPESSISLLLLRKPFLVCHATEKLDKIIREVLNMGVNPLKVVFIDGLEVIHSLSKLSWERKMEAYRSWGLSDDQILAAFRKSPKLMALSEKKISRVMGFFVNEMGWTSSVVAEAPIALSYSLEKRIIPRFLVLKALLLKGIIAEKDFSICTILLPDEKRFLDRFVIKYQKQAPQLMSIFREKVGHQELGSRYEEVYS encoded by the coding sequence ATGTTTGTTCAGATCTGTAAGCGATCACTGTTATTTATATCAAATAGGGGGAGGGTTTTAGTGAACTCAAATGCCCATTTGGGGCCTCGTCAATTTTATACAGCCAAAAGTTCTTCGGCAGGTGTAAGAGATGATGAACAAGAACGCTCATTTACAGTTAATTACCTTGTCAATTCCTGCTTCTTGACGTTAGAAGCTGCTAAATCTGTGTCTAAAAAGATTCATTTTGAGAAACCCAAAAAGCCAGACTTGGTCCTTAATCTTCTCAAAGATCATGGGTTTACTAGGAAACAAATCTCTACAATCATCAGGGTTCGTCCACAAGTGCTGGTATCCGATGCGGAGAAGACCCTTTTGCCGAAACTTGAATTTTTCCGTTCAAAACATGTTTCAAGCTCTGATGTCACAATGGTTGTTGCTGGAAACCCAAACATCCTCTGCGTCAACttggagaaaaatttctttCCTTGTTATGATTTCCTCAAGAGTGTAGTTGGAAGTGATCAGAGGGTCTTCACTTTATTGAGGCGATCACGTTGGCATTCTTCTTTGTTATATTTGGAGAAATTTTTACTTCCAAATGTGTTGCTTATGAGAGAAATTGGGTTGCCAGAGTCCTCTATCTCGCTACTTCTATTGCGTAAGCCCTTTTTAGTCTGCCACGCAACAGAAAAGTTAGATAAAATTATCAGAGAAGTTTTAAATATGGGAGTTAACCCTTTAAAAGTGGTCTTCATTGATGGCCTTGAAGTGATTCATAGTTTGAGCAAATTGTCGTGGGAACGTAAAATGGAGGCCTACAGGAGCTGGGGTTTGTCTGATGATCAGATTTTGGCAGCTTTTAGGAAGAGCCCAAAATTGATGGCTTTATCTGAGAAGAAAATATCAAGGGTGATGGGCTTCTTTGTCAACGAGATGGGTTGGACGTCTTCTGTTGTTGCTGAAGCACCAATTGCTTTATCCTACAGTTTGGAGAAGAGAATTATTCCTAGGTTCTTGGTCCTTAAAGCTCTGCTGTTAAAGGGTATCATTGCAGAAAAGGACTTTTCTATCTGTACCATTTTGTTACCAGATGAGAAACGGTTCTTGGACAGGTTTGTGATAAAATATCAGAAACAGGCTCCTCAACTAATGAGCATATTCCGAGAAAAAGTTGGTCATCAGGAGTTAGGTTCCAGATATGAGGAAGTTTATAGTTGA